A portion of the Candidatus Flexicrinis proximus genome contains these proteins:
- a CDS encoding single-stranded DNA-binding protein: MRQRTSAKEKDIMGTSVNTQVTGFVGSDPQVREVGEQRVASFSVAVSRKNRAGEKLTLWVRINCWNKLADIAVQYVKKGSLVQATAEWLRPSAWTDQTGTAQASIDMDASRLVLLDRAENGDHASDESDGGTIPF, encoded by the coding sequence ATGAGACAGCGCACAAGCGCCAAGGAGAAAGACATCATGGGTACCAGTGTCAATACGCAGGTTACGGGTTTCGTCGGCAGTGATCCGCAAGTTCGCGAAGTGGGTGAGCAGCGCGTGGCGTCGTTCTCAGTGGCGGTCAGCCGCAAGAACCGCGCAGGCGAGAAGCTGACGTTGTGGGTGCGGATCAATTGCTGGAACAAATTGGCCGACATCGCGGTGCAGTACGTCAAGAAAGGCTCGCTGGTGCAGGCGACGGCGGAATGGCTGCGCCCGTCGGCGTGGACTGACCAGACAGGCACGGCGCAGGCGAGCATCGATATGGACGCCAGCCGGCTCGTCCTGCTTGACCGCGCCGAAAACGGCGATCACGCCTCGGACGAGAGCGACGGCGGCACCATCCCGTTCTAG